A stretch of Stenotrophomonas indicatrix DNA encodes these proteins:
- a CDS encoding BPSS1780 family membrane protein codes for MKEIRKLPASAGAQWLLDTFSLYRRAPLQLARIGLTWLLVNWVVTLLGTMLPGTAGLALQMMTLVISPVMFGGMLYAMGEIDQGRPGLATHLLQPIRDRRVSHLLVPLAIQVLAVLLLGALLYLMIGREGFTAFSDTMTKMQELGRSGQQISPETAAELVANLPAQRIALWMLLVFCTAVALTLAMFTQPALVVFDRQSGMHALRLSLQGCIENIGATAVFTVLGLIAAFCVYVLFVIVVQLGMLLGGPLAAAFIAQLVFTTVLMPLYVGAVYAAWKQMFVHRGSRGAPPVPQSPPANDVFHA; via the coding sequence ATGAAAGAGATTCGCAAGCTGCCAGCCTCGGCGGGCGCCCAGTGGTTGCTGGATACGTTCTCGCTGTATCGGCGTGCGCCGCTGCAGCTGGCCCGGATCGGCCTGACCTGGCTGCTGGTGAACTGGGTGGTCACCCTGCTGGGGACGATGCTGCCCGGCACCGCCGGCCTGGCCCTGCAGATGATGACGCTGGTGATTTCACCGGTGATGTTCGGCGGCATGCTGTACGCCATGGGTGAGATCGACCAGGGTCGTCCCGGCCTGGCCACCCATCTGCTGCAGCCGATCCGCGACCGTCGTGTCAGCCACCTGCTGGTGCCGCTGGCAATCCAGGTGCTGGCCGTGCTGCTGCTGGGCGCGCTGCTGTACCTGATGATCGGCCGCGAGGGCTTCACCGCCTTCAGCGACACCATGACCAAGATGCAGGAACTCGGCCGCAGCGGGCAGCAGATCAGTCCGGAAACCGCCGCCGAACTGGTCGCCAACCTGCCCGCGCAGCGCATCGCGCTGTGGATGCTGCTGGTGTTCTGCACCGCCGTGGCGCTGACCCTGGCGATGTTCACCCAGCCGGCACTGGTGGTGTTCGACCGCCAGAGCGGCATGCACGCGCTGCGCCTGAGCCTACAGGGCTGCATCGAGAACATCGGCGCCACCGCCGTGTTCACCGTGCTCGGCCTGATCGCCGCGTTCTGCGTCTATGTGCTGTTCGTGATCGTGGTCCAGCTCGGCATGCTGCTGGGCGGCCCGCTGGCGGCGGCCTTCATCGCGCAGCTGGTGTTCACCACGGTGCTGATGCCGCTGTATGTCGGCGCCGTCTATGCGGCCTGGAAGCAGATGTTCGTGCATCGCGGCAGCCGCGGCGCACCGCCGGTGCCGCAGTCGCCGCCTGCCAACGACGTCTTCCACGCTTGA
- a CDS encoding glutamine amidotransferase has protein sequence MNPAPFLILETGRPVPSLRRYGRFPHWIRVAAGLEEHETVVVDVEHGADLPDPRQFAGVLVTGSAAFVTDHAEWSERSATWLRQTAHDDVPVFGICYGHQLLAHALGGEVAYNPAGRESGTIELALDPQAAQDPLFQGLPSHFAAHATHLQTVLRVPEGAAVLARSPLDGCHAFRWGRQAWGVQFHPEFATHHMRGYVRARADCIGRHGGCARSIERAVSAAPLARQLLRRFVRQARLSSAQPVAKQG, from the coding sequence ATGAATCCAGCGCCCTTCCTGATCCTTGAAACCGGCCGCCCCGTGCCGTCGTTGCGCCGCTACGGGCGCTTTCCGCACTGGATCCGGGTCGCCGCCGGCCTGGAAGAACACGAGACCGTCGTGGTCGACGTCGAGCATGGTGCCGACCTGCCCGACCCCCGCCAGTTCGCCGGCGTGCTGGTAACCGGCTCGGCCGCCTTCGTCACCGACCACGCCGAATGGAGCGAACGCAGTGCCACCTGGCTGCGGCAGACCGCGCACGACGACGTGCCGGTGTTCGGCATCTGCTACGGCCACCAGCTGCTGGCACACGCGCTGGGCGGCGAAGTGGCCTACAACCCCGCCGGGCGCGAATCGGGAACGATTGAGCTGGCACTGGACCCGCAGGCCGCGCAGGACCCGTTGTTCCAGGGCCTGCCGAGCCACTTCGCGGCCCACGCCACCCATCTGCAGACCGTGCTGCGCGTACCCGAAGGTGCCGCCGTGCTGGCGCGCTCGCCGCTGGATGGCTGCCATGCCTTCCGCTGGGGCCGCCAAGCCTGGGGCGTGCAGTTCCATCCGGAATTCGCCACCCACCACATGCGTGGCTACGTGCGCGCACGCGCCGACTGCATCGGCCGTCATGGCGGTTGCGCGCGCAGTATCGAGCGCGCGGTCAGCGCCGCGCCGCTGGCGCGCCAGCTGTTGCGGCGCTTTGTCCGCCAGGCCCGGCTGTCTTCAGCCCAGCCGGTGGCAAAACAGGGATAA
- a CDS encoding GspE/PulE family protein has translation MEHRLPTGTPGEPGAAPLPPGRLQFEQVAAALLADGVVAAHERERIRFSAQGARNASEVHPLVLLSNLKLAASDGGDLNLERLTEWLAQRTGSRYLRIDPTRVDVASVTAVASHAYARRHRFLPLAVDGERVLVATSEPLAQEWLRDLQHLTRLRIELAVVNPLDLHRYTMEFFGVTRSVRGARGDVRGEANTTLPSFEQLVELGRTGDVNADDQHIVHIVDWLLQYAYEQRASDIHLEPRRDMGRMRFRIDGVLHKVFEVPPAVMTAVVSRIKVLGRMDLAERRRPQDGRIKTRSPGGREVEMRLSTMPTAFGEKCVMRIFDPEAAFKSIDQLGFSPQEAAGWTALVERPHGIVLVTGPTGSGKTTTLYSTLKRLATPDVNVCTVEDPIEMIAPEFNQMQVQTNIDLDFASGVRTLLRQDPDIIMIGEIRDLETAQMAVQASLTGHLVLSTLHTNDAPSAITRLLDLGVPHYLLSSTVNGILAQRLVRTLCPHCKQPHTLGRADWAVLADSEAAYPDAATPCRPVGCLECRRTGFLGRIGLYELLPLGSRLRGLIRADMDLAGFNRAARAEGVRTLRQAGLEKVAQGLTTIEEVLSVLPPPDESSALPDP, from the coding sequence AACATCGGCTGCCCACGGGCACGCCCGGCGAGCCTGGCGCGGCACCGTTGCCGCCCGGTCGCCTGCAGTTCGAACAGGTTGCGGCGGCCCTGCTGGCCGATGGCGTGGTGGCTGCGCACGAGCGTGAGCGCATCCGTTTTTCCGCACAGGGCGCCCGCAATGCCAGTGAAGTGCATCCACTGGTGCTGCTGTCCAACCTCAAGCTGGCCGCCAGCGACGGCGGCGACCTCAATCTGGAACGCCTCACCGAGTGGCTGGCCCAGCGCACCGGCAGCCGCTACCTGCGCATCGATCCGACCCGGGTCGACGTCGCCTCGGTCACCGCCGTGGCCTCGCACGCCTACGCGCGCCGCCATCGCTTCCTGCCGCTGGCGGTGGATGGCGAACGCGTGCTGGTGGCCACCAGCGAGCCGCTGGCACAGGAATGGCTACGCGACCTGCAGCACCTGACCCGCCTGCGCATCGAGCTGGCGGTGGTCAATCCGCTGGACCTGCACCGCTACACCATGGAGTTCTTCGGCGTCACCCGCTCGGTGCGCGGTGCCCGTGGCGACGTACGGGGTGAGGCCAACACCACCCTGCCCAGCTTCGAGCAGCTGGTGGAACTGGGCCGCACCGGCGACGTCAATGCCGACGACCAGCACATCGTGCACATCGTCGACTGGCTGCTGCAGTACGCCTATGAGCAGCGCGCCTCGGACATCCACCTGGAGCCCCGCCGCGACATGGGCCGCATGCGCTTCCGCATCGACGGCGTGCTGCACAAGGTGTTCGAAGTGCCGCCGGCGGTGATGACCGCCGTGGTCAGCCGTATCAAGGTGCTCGGACGCATGGACCTGGCCGAGCGCCGGCGCCCGCAGGATGGTCGCATCAAGACCCGCTCGCCCGGCGGCCGTGAAGTGGAAATGCGCCTGTCGACCATGCCGACCGCCTTCGGCGAGAAATGCGTGATGCGCATCTTCGACCCGGAAGCGGCCTTCAAGAGCATCGACCAGCTCGGCTTCAGCCCGCAGGAAGCGGCCGGCTGGACCGCCCTGGTCGAGCGCCCGCACGGCATCGTGCTGGTCACCGGCCCGACCGGTTCGGGCAAGACCACCACCCTGTATTCCACCCTGAAGCGGCTGGCCACGCCGGACGTCAACGTATGCACGGTGGAAGACCCGATCGAGATGATCGCGCCGGAATTCAACCAGATGCAGGTGCAGACCAACATCGACCTGGATTTCGCCAGCGGTGTGCGCACCTTGCTGCGGCAGGACCCGGACATCATCATGATCGGCGAGATCCGCGACCTGGAAACCGCGCAGATGGCCGTGCAGGCCTCGCTGACCGGCCACCTGGTGCTGTCCACCCTGCACACCAACGACGCGCCCTCGGCCATCACCCGCCTGCTCGACCTGGGCGTACCGCATTACCTGCTGTCATCCACCGTCAACGGCATCCTCGCCCAGCGCCTGGTGCGCACCCTGTGCCCGCACTGCAAGCAGCCGCACACCCTCGGCCGGGCCGATTGGGCAGTGCTGGCTGATAGCGAAGCTGCATATCCAGATGCCGCCACGCCCTGTCGGCCGGTCGGTTGCCTGGAGTGCCGGCGCACCGGATTCCTCGGCCGCATCGGGCTGTATGAGCTGCTGCCATTGGGCTCGCGCCTGCGCGGGTTGATCCGTGCGGACATGGATCTGGCCGGTTTCAACCGTGCCGCGCGTGCTGAAGGAGTGCGAACCCTGCGCCAGGCCGGGCTTGAAAAGGTGGCACAGGGGCTGACTACAATCGAGGAAGTCCTGTCCGTACTACCTCCCCCGGATGAATCCAGCGCCCTTCCTGATCCTTGA